A part of Verrucomicrobiota bacterium genomic DNA contains:
- a CDS encoding 6-bladed beta-propeller, with protein sequence MQSIGQKMKRLPLQAGSIGWLVGASACFWVAITLPLIAAAPKEAAAGANKRFIFYPPRPAPPRIQYLFSCGNNEDWGVRPSTFTQFLVGKEPPKTFLKPYGVAIRDNQIFVADTGARNITILDLNKKSMRYFAPSGEGRLGTPINISVDADGTRYIADTGRGQVLIFGKDESFLGAIGNKEETRPTDVKIFKDALYVVDVKKRCIRVYDKASHNLTRTFPDQAKAEITQLISPTNLALDTQGRCYVADLMGKVLCFGADGQYLRAIGNIGDSPGEFVRPKGMAVDREDRLYVVDAASQVVQVFDSAGRLLMYFGDAILNLPAGIAIDYEHNNHFQKYVAPDFKLEFLILVISQVGEEKLSVFGFGHKL encoded by the coding sequence ATGCAATCCATTGGTCAGAAGATGAAGCGGTTGCCCTTGCAAGCTGGGTCAATTGGCTGGCTGGTCGGCGCAAGCGCGTGCTTTTGGGTAGCGATCACCTTGCCCCTCATAGCAGCGGCTCCAAAAGAGGCCGCCGCCGGCGCGAATAAACGATTTATCTTTTATCCCCCCCGCCCTGCCCCGCCGCGCATTCAGTACTTGTTCAGTTGCGGCAACAACGAAGATTGGGGCGTTCGCCCCAGTACCTTCACGCAATTTTTAGTGGGCAAAGAACCGCCCAAGACATTTCTCAAGCCGTACGGCGTGGCCATCCGGGACAATCAAATTTTTGTCGCCGACACCGGCGCCAGAAATATCACGATTCTGGATTTGAACAAAAAGTCCATGCGCTATTTTGCGCCAAGCGGAGAAGGCCGACTGGGGACCCCCATCAATATTTCGGTGGACGCGGACGGCACCCGCTACATTGCCGACACCGGACGCGGGCAGGTGTTGATTTTTGGCAAGGACGAATCGTTCCTGGGTGCCATTGGCAACAAAGAGGAGACGCGGCCCACCGATGTGAAAATATTTAAAGACGCGTTGTATGTGGTGGATGTGAAAAAACGCTGCATCCGGGTTTATGACAAAGCCAGCCACAATTTAACGCGCACCTTTCCGGACCAAGCCAAGGCGGAAATTACGCAATTAATTTCCCCCACCAACCTGGCCTTGGATACTCAAGGGCGGTGTTACGTGGCTGACTTGATGGGGAAAGTGCTGTGCTTTGGAGCCGACGGCCAATATTTGCGGGCCATTGGCAATATCGGAGATTCGCCGGGCGAATTTGTCCGGCCAAAGGGAATGGCGGTGGATCGCGAGGATCGGTTGTATGTGGTGGATGCCGCCAGTCAAGTGGTGCAAGTTTTTGATTCCGCCGGCCGGTTGTTAATGTATTTTGGTGACGCGATCTTAAACCTTCCGGCGGGCATCGCGATTGACTATGAGCATAACAACCATTTCCAAAAATACGTAGCCCCCGACTTCAAGCTGGAATTCCTGATTCTGGTCATCAGCCAAGTGGGTGAAGAAAAACTCAGTGTCTTTGGTTTTGGCCATAAACTTTGA
- a CDS encoding Rrf2 family transcriptional regulator has protein sequence MLSLSQSTGYAIHALSCMKHDGVCLIQDISRRTGIQKPYLAKLVHKLSGLNLILSKRGRQGGIMLARPLDEITVLQVVEAVEGRAWMGQCLLGLHACNAQHICPSHKLWTKMKEQICKSLQKITLADVSAEKLRNQGNCMPDRCQASGRRRPSGRPTQTKDANQIFGDGDRPTDAKTVVQGARKPH, from the coding sequence ATGCTAAGTTTGTCACAGAGTACCGGCTATGCCATTCATGCCCTCAGTTGCATGAAGCATGACGGCGTGTGCCTGATCCAGGATATCTCCCGGCGCACAGGCATTCAGAAGCCGTATCTGGCCAAGCTCGTCCACAAACTTTCAGGCCTGAACCTGATTCTCAGCAAACGCGGTCGCCAGGGCGGAATCATGCTGGCTAGGCCGCTCGATGAAATCACCGTGCTGCAAGTGGTAGAGGCGGTGGAAGGGCGCGCTTGGATGGGACAGTGCCTGCTGGGATTGCACGCCTGCAACGCGCAGCATATTTGCCCCTCCCACAAATTGTGGACGAAGATGAAAGAGCAGATTTGCAAGTCGCTGCAAAAAATCACGCTGGCGGATGTGTCGGCGGAGAAGTTACGAAATCAGGGCAACTGCATGCCGGACCGCTGCCAGGCGTCCGGGCGACGGCGGCCAAGCGGCAGGCCGACGCAAACAAAGGACGCAAATCAAATTTTCGGTGACGGTGACAGACCAACCGACGCCAAAACTGTGGTGCAAGGAGCAAGGAAGCCCCACTGA
- a CDS encoding cytochrome c3 family protein, which produces MNAVKYLFKLAAAVAIVASSILATAVTANGATTIKGSKHDLTLQTWGTNQICIYCHASHNALSTLVPLWNHGTTVQAAYTLYGNPNGTMQAVTAQPSGTSKACLSCHDGTVANDTFGGATGSHSISGLSNLGTDLSKTHPISFTYDAALAIADKALVSPASAAKVDAAGNIPLFLGKVECGSCHAVHDSTYTPFLRMNNNGSAMCLTCHIK; this is translated from the coding sequence ATGAATGCAGTAAAATACCTATTCAAACTCGCCGCCGCAGTTGCTATTGTGGCCAGCTCCATATTGGCCACTGCGGTCACTGCCAACGGCGCGACCACCATCAAAGGCAGCAAACATGATTTGACCCTTCAAACTTGGGGGACCAATCAAATCTGCATCTATTGCCACGCCTCACACAATGCGCTATCCACCTTGGTGCCATTGTGGAACCACGGAACCACGGTACAGGCCGCCTATACCCTGTATGGCAACCCGAACGGCACGATGCAGGCGGTAACGGCCCAGCCCTCCGGCACTTCCAAGGCCTGTTTGAGCTGCCATGACGGAACGGTGGCCAACGACACCTTCGGCGGGGCAACGGGCAGCCACAGCATCTCTGGCCTCTCAAATCTGGGCACCGACCTCAGCAAAACACATCCCATATCATTCACCTATGACGCCGCGCTAGCCATCGCGGACAAAGCGCTGGTCTCCCCGGCCTCCGCCGCCAAAGTGGACGCGGCAGGCAACATTCCGCTCTTCCTCGGAAAAGTGGAGTGCGGTTCCTGCCATGCCGTGCATGATAGCACCTATACTCCCTTCTTGCGGATGAACAACAACGGCAGCGCGATGTGTCTGACCTGCCATATTAAGTAA
- a CDS encoding cytochrome c3 family protein produces the protein MKLVAAAVSRRIYPWFEGARGGILFWRMLSRMSFAILFALVLLLPSEIFATDPPHLTSTNCAGCHISHGSPNGAILKNAGIFNLCASCHINGGSASNKVLVASDQAVVWPGLPADTNIIVTGDSHRWDSGAAGRLQFMRGAVTASTGQLLPSGLYTGAYAKTYTITIVTNGNVGAARFNWTTTPGGLGASNVVVAASNYLNEGVGLLCTNGTGTSFQVSDKWYLFVRADLRHPTNAALWMRMSNGLVHCSVCHDVHSQTNAPFDPKAPAYAGTNTGAGRHFMRIANNTEQMCVDCHAVRNVTNSVSGSHPVGLKGVTNAYYKYTTNLPLEKTTSNVRCLTCHMMHLAQANDGDLLRITNSTTMCLECHQLADTITPDAHFVTTNTALLWPGGQYGSTFPARSNAADRASCVNCHAPHGWPNATNTATHYPKLLVDVEENVCFTCHDTDGPANKNVKTDFGDKVHHPVGDADPWRRANRSVECEDCHNPHLAQVGAHVYTNIATSARNQVSNPLKGVSGVYYNYSTKTNNWQATNQANYAFVSKGSSTTFGATNEYQICFKCHTAYAFGSTPPAGITPLYTIGTVSFTTNSTLVTGSGTTWRTGTTNGAGMVGLWIYLTNNPAAAYRITNVASTTSLSITPPYAGATVSGQGYAMSGGTDLAQEFSPYNMSGHPVVAGLDYFSNSIPVGTPSKRGLQIQAMKPPWTNNVGQQTMMCSDCHNTDGATTAAQGPHGSATQFMLRGPGIWPNTTTFTSSWCANCHNDRTSFSGHGNHQGAVAGCYSCHIVIPHGGKVSRLIATTSMPARYAFSNNLSYVNITQFRKSSYSYPESGYCKTTCSHHSGGSGNETW, from the coding sequence ATGAAGCTCGTAGCCGCCGCCGTCAGTCGGCGCATATATCCATGGTTCGAGGGGGCCAGGGGCGGCATTTTATTTTGGAGAATGCTCTCCCGGATGTCGTTTGCCATCCTGTTCGCGCTGGTTCTGCTGCTGCCATCCGAAATTTTTGCGACGGACCCGCCGCATCTGACCAGCACCAACTGCGCCGGTTGCCACATTTCCCATGGCAGTCCGAATGGCGCCATCTTAAAAAATGCCGGCATTTTTAACCTCTGCGCCAGTTGCCATATCAACGGGGGAAGCGCCTCTAATAAAGTGCTGGTCGCGAGCGATCAGGCGGTGGTTTGGCCCGGGTTGCCTGCCGATACCAATATCATCGTGACTGGTGATTCGCACCGCTGGGATTCCGGCGCAGCCGGGCGTCTCCAGTTTATGCGCGGGGCGGTCACGGCTTCCACCGGACAGTTGCTGCCCAGCGGACTCTACACGGGCGCCTACGCCAAGACCTATACGATTACCATTGTCACTAACGGCAATGTGGGTGCGGCCAGGTTTAATTGGACCACCACGCCGGGTGGCTTGGGGGCTTCCAACGTGGTGGTGGCTGCGAGCAATTATTTGAATGAAGGGGTGGGCCTTTTGTGTACTAATGGTACGGGCACCTCGTTTCAGGTAAGCGATAAGTGGTACCTGTTTGTGCGCGCTGATCTACGGCATCCCACCAATGCGGCGCTGTGGATGCGGATGAGCAACGGGTTGGTGCATTGTTCGGTATGTCATGATGTTCACAGCCAGACCAACGCACCGTTTGATCCCAAGGCACCCGCTTATGCTGGGACGAATACGGGGGCGGGCCGGCATTTCATGCGCATCGCGAATAACACGGAACAAATGTGCGTGGATTGTCATGCCGTTCGCAACGTTACCAACTCGGTTTCGGGCTCGCATCCGGTGGGATTGAAGGGCGTGACCAATGCCTATTACAAATATACCACCAATTTGCCACTGGAAAAGACCACTAGCAACGTCCGTTGTCTCACCTGCCATATGATGCATTTGGCTCAGGCCAATGACGGGGATTTATTGCGAATTACCAACAGCACCACGATGTGCCTGGAATGCCATCAACTGGCCGATACGATTACTCCCGATGCGCACTTTGTCACGACCAACACCGCCTTGCTTTGGCCCGGTGGGCAATACGGCAGTACGTTTCCGGCTCGCAGCAACGCGGCCGACCGGGCCAGTTGCGTGAATTGTCATGCCCCGCATGGCTGGCCCAACGCCACGAATACCGCAACGCATTATCCCAAGCTTCTGGTGGATGTGGAAGAAAATGTATGCTTCACGTGCCACGACACCGATGGCCCGGCCAATAAGAATGTCAAAACCGATTTTGGCGATAAGGTGCATCATCCCGTTGGCGATGCCGATCCATGGCGACGTGCGAATCGCTCGGTCGAGTGCGAGGATTGCCATAACCCGCATCTCGCCCAAGTTGGAGCGCATGTCTATACCAACATCGCGACGTCCGCGCGTAATCAGGTGAGTAATCCGTTAAAAGGCGTTTCCGGGGTGTATTATAATTACTCTACCAAGACGAATAATTGGCAGGCGACCAATCAGGCGAACTACGCATTCGTCTCCAAGGGCAGCAGTACGACTTTTGGAGCGACCAACGAGTATCAAATTTGTTTCAAGTGCCATACCGCGTATGCGTTTGGCTCGACGCCACCCGCTGGCATTACCCCATTGTACACTATTGGCACGGTGAGCTTTACGACCAATAGTACTCTGGTTACTGGATCGGGAACCACGTGGCGAACGGGTACTACGAACGGCGCGGGCATGGTGGGACTTTGGATTTATCTCACCAATAACCCTGCTGCCGCCTATCGCATTACGAATGTGGCCAGTACCACCAGTCTGTCCATCACCCCGCCTTACGCGGGTGCCACCGTCTCAGGTCAGGGATATGCCATGTCCGGGGGAACCGATTTGGCGCAGGAATTTAGTCCTTACAACATGTCAGGGCATCCGGTTGTGGCTGGGTTGGACTATTTTTCAAATTCAATTCCGGTGGGTACTCCATCGAAAAGAGGGCTGCAAATACAAGCCATGAAGCCGCCTTGGACCAATAATGTTGGCCAGCAAACCATGATGTGCTCGGATTGTCATAATACCGATGGCGCTACTACTGCGGCTCAAGGTCCGCATGGGTCAGCGACCCAGTTCATGCTGCGCGGGCCCGGTATCTGGCCCAATACTACCACTTTCACCTCAAGTTGGTGTGCAAATTGTCACAACGACAGAACCAGCTTTAGTGGTCATGGAAACCATCAAGGCGCGGTTGCCGGGTGTTACTCCTGTCACATTGTTATTCCGCACGGCGGCAAAGTGTCGCGCCTCATCGCTACTACTTCCATGCCTGCCAGGTATGCGTTTAGCAATAACCTCAGTTATGTAAACATAACGCAGTTCAGAAAATCCTCCTATTCTTACCCGGAAAGCGGATACTGTAAAACTACCTGTAGCCATCATTCTGGTGGATCCGGCAACGAGACTTGGTAG